Proteins encoded in a region of the Campylobacter geochelonis genome:
- a CDS encoding PAS domain-containing sensor histidine kinase translates to MDRNERRLKQYQDAIDASNIVSKTDVKGYITFVNDEFCNISKYSKEELIGSNHNIVRHPDVNPKVFRCMWNTILSKKVYKGIIKNLAKDGSVFYLNATIIPILDEDGEIEEFVAIRHNVTEVVVLNERLLAARNELKELNLSLEEKVLDQTKELIELNKSLEERIALEVNKNEEKNKLLFQQSRLASMGEMIGNIAHQWRQPLSELGIDLFKMKQQIDDKESFVAIYEHAKIVIKNMSKTIDDFRNFFKSDKEKELFFISEAVNDAFTMLRGTFKKESINFDLVNKKDVEISGFKSELSQVFMNLFTNAKDAMKETPIKDKKLVVSIQKSTNYVIVSIFNSGKQIEKENLDKIFEPYFTTKHPSSGTGLGLYINKMILERMGGDIDVKNLKNGVSFSIKLPICKEV, encoded by the coding sequence ATGGATAGAAATGAGCGAAGACTAAAACAGTATCAAGATGCAATCGATGCTAGTAATATTGTTTCAAAAACCGATGTAAAGGGCTATATAACCTTTGTTAATGATGAGTTTTGCAACATAAGCAAATACTCAAAAGAGGAATTAATCGGCTCAAACCACAATATCGTTCGCCATCCAGATGTTAATCCAAAAGTTTTTAGATGCATGTGGAACACGATTTTATCTAAAAAGGTTTATAAGGGAATTATTAAAAATTTAGCTAAAGATGGAAGCGTTTTTTACTTAAATGCGACGATTATACCGATTTTAGATGAAGATGGAGAGATCGAAGAGTTTGTTGCTATTAGACACAACGTTACTGAAGTTGTTGTATTAAATGAAAGATTGTTAGCGGCAAGAAATGAGCTAAAAGAGCTAAATTTATCGCTTGAAGAAAAGGTTTTAGACCAAACAAAAGAGCTTATAGAGTTAAATAAAAGCCTTGAAGAAAGAATCGCTTTAGAAGTTAATAAAAACGAAGAGAAAAACAAGCTATTATTCCAACAATCTCGCCTTGCAAGCATGGGAGAGATGATAGGAAATATCGCTCATCAGTGGAGACAACCGCTAAGCGAGCTTGGAATTGATCTGTTTAAGATGAAGCAACAAATTGATGATAAAGAGAGCTTTGTTGCTATTTATGAGCATGCAAAAATCGTTATAAAAAATATGTCAAAGACGATTGATGATTTTAGAAATTTCTTTAAATCCGATAAAGAAAAAGAGCTATTTTTCATAAGCGAAGCAGTAAATGACGCTTTTACTATGCTTAGAGGAACTTTTAAAAAAGAGAGTATAAATTTTGATTTAGTTAATAAAAAAGATGTGGAAATTTCAGGATTTAAAAGCGAACTATCGCAAGTTTTTATGAACCTTTTTACAAACGCAAAAGATGCTATGAAAGAAACCCCTATAAAAGATAAAAAACTTGTAGTGTCTATACAAAAATCTACAAATTATGTTATAGTTTCGATTTTTAATAGCGGAAAACAGATAGAAAAAGAGAATTTAGATAAAATTTTCGAACCGTATTTTACTACAAAACACCCAAGTAGCGGAACTGGACTGGGCTTGTATATAAACAAGATGATATTAGAGCGTATGGGTGGAGACATTGATGTTAAAAATTTAAAAAATGGCGTAAGTTTTAGTATAAAATTGCCTATTTGCAAGGAGGTATGA
- the carA gene encoding glutamine-hydrolyzing carbamoyl-phosphate synthase small subunit: MKAYIYLENGVYLEAKAFGKGGSVFGEMIFNTSMTGYQEIMSDPSYAGQFIVFTMPEIGIVGVNSEDMESRKIHASGAFIRKFNNKPSNFRSQKNLEQFFIEQGKFCVYDIDTRYLTKMLRDEGNLRAFVSTEISDKESLKQALLSSSKIDEVDYVGVVSTKSVYEHKHGSWNPNTLSYSPFKPNGKKVAVIDYGVKKNILNELCEIGLEVTVYPHDTKADFLIDKFKNGEIHGVFLSNGPGEPKMLKNEIEQIKKLLEAKIPMFGICLGHQLLSNAAGFETYRLKFGQHGANHPVQNLQTKSIEVTTQNHNYNVPEEICEICEITHRNLFDGTIEGVRYKNAPAFSVQHHPEASSGPNESKYIFKEFLELL; this comes from the coding sequence ATGAAAGCATATATTTATCTTGAAAACGGAGTCTATCTTGAGGCAAAAGCCTTTGGAAAAGGTGGAAGTGTTTTTGGCGAGATGATTTTTAATACTTCGATGACTGGATATCAAGAGATTATGAGTGATCCAAGTTATGCTGGACAGTTTATCGTATTTACCATGCCAGAAATCGGTATAGTTGGGGTAAATAGCGAAGATATGGAAAGTCGCAAAATCCACGCAAGCGGAGCTTTTATAAGGAAATTTAACAACAAACCATCAAATTTTAGAAGCCAGAAAAATTTAGAGCAGTTTTTTATAGAGCAGGGTAAATTTTGCGTTTACGACATAGATACAAGATATCTTACTAAAATGCTTAGAGATGAGGGGAATTTACGAGCTTTTGTTTCAACTGAAATTAGCGATAAAGAGAGTTTAAAACAAGCTTTGCTTAGCTCATCTAAAATCGATGAGGTAGATTACGTTGGCGTAGTAAGCACAAAAAGCGTTTATGAGCACAAGCACGGCTCATGGAACCCAAATACTTTATCATACTCGCCATTTAAACCAAATGGTAAAAAAGTCGCGGTAATTGATTATGGAGTGAAAAAAAATATCTTAAATGAACTATGCGAAATCGGGCTTGAAGTCACGGTATATCCGCACGATACAAAGGCTGATTTTTTAATAGATAAATTTAAAAATGGCGAGATTCATGGGGTATTTTTATCAAATGGCCCAGGTGAGCCAAAAATGCTTAAAAATGAAATAGAGCAGATAAAAAAACTTTTAGAAGCTAAAATTCCGATGTTTGGAATTTGCCTTGGACATCAGCTTTTAAGTAACGCGGCTGGTTTTGAGACATACAGGCTTAAATTTGGACAACATGGCGCGAACCATCCAGTTCAAAATTTACAAACTAAAAGCATAGAAGTTACTACTCAAAACCACAACTATAACGTTCCTGAAGAGATTTGTGAGATTTGCGAAATCACACATAGAAATCTTTTTGATGGGACAATTGAAGGTGTAAGATACAAAAATGCTCCAGCATTTTCAGTACAGCACCACCCAGAAGCAAGCTCTGGACCAAATGAGAGTAAGTATATCTTTAAAGAATTTTTAGAGTTATTATGA
- a CDS encoding adenylosuccinate synthase has protein sequence MSKVDLVVGSQWGDEGKGKIVDMLSGNYDYVCRSAGGHNAGHTIWVDGVKYALHLVPSGVLHKNIINIIGTGVVVNPEVLIKELSQFEDLTGRLFISDRAHLNLEYHSLIDQANEKLKGKNAIGTTGKGIGPCYAEKISRTGHRMGELLEPELLCKSLMENFEAHKYVFKTLGIEIPKEDEILSSLKEYKDKLGKYIADTTRIVWKAIDDNKKILLEGAQGTLLDVDNGTYPYVTSSSTIAAGACVGLGLNPKNIGEVIGILKAYSTRVGHGPFPTEDLGQMGDKMCEIGKEYGTTTGRKRRCGWFDAVAVKYAARLNGLDKFALMKIDVLDGFDEIKICTAYQLESGEIIDYFPTNLDGVKPVYEVFDGWDSVVGIDKYENLPLNARKYIEKIEELTGVKVGYISTSPERKDTIIR, from the coding sequence ATGAGTAAGGTTGATTTAGTAGTTGGATCTCAATGGGGAGATGAAGGCAAGGGAAAGATAGTTGATATGCTTTCTGGAAATTATGATTATGTTTGTAGAAGCGCAGGCGGACACAACGCAGGTCATACTATATGGGTTGATGGCGTAAAATACGCACTTCATCTTGTTCCAAGTGGAGTTTTGCATAAAAATATAATAAATATCATAGGAACTGGAGTTGTAGTAAACCCAGAAGTTTTAATAAAAGAGTTGAGCCAATTTGAGGATTTAACAGGTAGGCTTTTTATAAGCGATAGAGCTCATTTAAATTTAGAGTATCACTCACTAATCGATCAAGCAAACGAAAAACTAAAAGGCAAAAACGCCATCGGAACTACAGGCAAAGGTATCGGACCTTGCTATGCTGAAAAAATCAGCCGAACAGGTCATAGAATGGGCGAGTTGCTTGAGCCAGAATTGCTTTGTAAGAGCTTGATGGAAAATTTTGAAGCACATAAATATGTTTTTAAAACATTAGGCATTGAAATTCCTAAAGAAGATGAAATTTTATCAAGTTTAAAAGAGTATAAAGACAAATTAGGAAAATACATCGCCGATACTACAAGAATCGTTTGGAAAGCTATAGATGATAACAAAAAAATCTTGCTTGAAGGCGCTCAAGGCACGCTTTTAGATGTTGATAATGGAACATATCCATATGTAACAAGTTCAAGCACGATTGCGGCTGGAGCTTGCGTAGGTCTTGGGTTAAATCCAAAAAACATAGGCGAAGTTATAGGAATACTTAAAGCTTATAGCACAAGAGTTGGACATGGGCCATTCCCGACTGAGGATTTAGGTCAAATGGGCGATAAGATGTGCGAAATAGGAAAAGAGTATGGCACGACTACTGGCAGAAAAAGAAGATGTGGTTGGTTTGACGCTGTTGCTGTTAAATACGCGGCTAGATTAAACGGGCTAGATAAATTTGCATTGATGAAAATCGATGTTTTAGATGGATTTGATGAGATAAAAATTTGCACCGCCTATCAACTAGAAAGTGGCGAGATAATCGACTACTTCCCAACAAATTTAGATGGAGTTAAACCAGTTTATGAAGTGTTTGATGGTTGGGATAGCGTAGTTGGTATAGATAAGTATGAAAACTTGCCGCTAAATGCAAGAAAATATATAGAAAAAATAGAAGAGCTAACTGGAGTAAAAGTTGGATATATATCAACAAGCCCAGAGAGAAAAGATACGATTATAAGATAA
- the ccoN gene encoding cytochrome-c oxidase, cbb3-type subunit I has translation MRPGDALSYDYTVAKYFMYTTLVFGIIGMLIGVVLAFQLAYPDLNYLAGEYSTFSRLRPLHTNGVVYGFMLSGIFSTWYYLGQRVLKVSMSESKFLMFIGKLHFWLYVVVILLAVVSLFAGVTTSKEYAELEWPIDILVVVVWVLWGVSIFGLIGIRREKTIYISLWYYMATFLGIAMLYLFNNMEIPTRLLTGMGSWLHSVSMYAGTNDALVQWWWGHNAVAFVFTVGILAQVYYFLPKESGQAVYSYKLSLFSFWSLMFVYLWAGGHHLIYSTVPDWVQTMGSVFSVVLILPSWGSGINMLLTMKGEWNQLRDNPLIKFMVLATTFYMFSTLEGPILSIKSVNALAHFTDWIPGHVHDGTLGWVGFMTIAAMYHMVPRMFKREIYSKSLMEAQFWIQTTGIVLFFASMWIAGITQGMMWRATDEYGNLAYSFIDTVTVLVPYYWIRAIGGLLYLIGFFMFTYNMVKSFSSSKVVEKEPQNASPMAA, from the coding sequence ATGCGACCTGGAGATGCGTTAAGTTACGATTATACAGTTGCAAAATACTTTATGTATACTACCCTTGTATTCGGAATCATCGGTATGTTGATAGGCGTTGTTTTGGCTTTTCAACTTGCATACCCTGATCTGAACTATTTAGCTGGTGAGTATTCAACTTTTAGTCGTTTAAGACCACTTCATACCAATGGTGTGGTTTATGGGTTTATGTTGTCTGGAATTTTTTCCACATGGTACTATTTAGGACAAAGAGTTTTAAAAGTTTCCATGAGTGAGTCGAAGTTTTTGATGTTTATTGGAAAACTTCATTTTTGGTTGTATGTTGTAGTTATACTTCTAGCAGTTGTTAGCCTTTTTGCTGGTGTTACAACTTCAAAAGAGTATGCTGAACTAGAGTGGCCAATCGACATCTTAGTTGTTGTTGTTTGGGTTTTATGGGGAGTTAGTATCTTTGGACTTATCGGAATAAGAAGAGAAAAAACTATCTATATCTCACTTTGGTATTATATGGCTACATTCCTTGGAATAGCTATGCTTTATCTTTTCAACAACATGGAAATCCCAACTCGTCTTCTAACAGGCATGGGCAGCTGGCTTCACTCAGTATCTATGTATGCTGGAACAAATGACGCTTTAGTTCAATGGTGGTGGGGACACAACGCTGTTGCTTTTGTTTTCACAGTTGGAATTTTAGCTCAAGTTTACTACTTCTTACCAAAAGAGAGTGGACAAGCAGTTTACTCATATAAACTTTCACTTTTCTCATTTTGGAGCTTAATGTTTGTTTACCTATGGGCTGGCGGACACCACTTGATATATTCAACAGTTCCTGACTGGGTTCAAACTATGGGTTCAGTTTTCTCAGTTGTATTGATTTTACCATCATGGGGTTCAGGTATTAACATGCTTTTAACCATGAAAGGCGAGTGGAATCAACTAAGAGACAATCCGCTAATTAAATTTATGGTTCTAGCAACAACTTTCTATATGTTCTCAACTCTTGAAGGACCAATTCTTTCAATTAAATCAGTAAATGCTCTAGCGCACTTTACAGACTGGATTCCAGGACACGTTCATGATGGAACACTTGGCTGGGTTGGATTTATGACAATTGCAGCAATGTATCATATGGTTCCAAGAATGTTTAAAAGAGAGATTTATTCTAAATCTTTAATGGAAGCACAATTTTGGATTCAAACTACAGGTATAGTTTTATTCTTTGCATCTATGTGGATAGCAGGAATTACTCAAGGTATGATGTGGAGAGCAACAGATGAGTATGGTAACCTTGCTTATTCATTTATCGATACTGTAACCGTGCTTGTACCTTACTACTGGATTAGAGCAATAGGTGGTCTTTTATATCTAATAGGATTTTTCATGTTTACATATAACATGGTTAAATCTTTCTCGTCAAGCAAAGTGGTTGAAAAAGAGCCGCAAAATGCTTCACCTATGGCAGCTTAA
- a CDS encoding DUF507 family protein, with product MRIRLPHIPYISRKIAIDMLNSGFITFSSGIESVAQVADEILREDVAKERALDEKVNEILDDKSEDMHIMQVDKKSMFWLVKKRLAEESGLILNHEDRYNSLSHKILEVSWKRNLIDYKVSENRAKNVIYLSIEGYLKSYEDIEDAVIDKIDNLSKKLIAGTEEYDLTFERYYEDELKRRGMF from the coding sequence ATGCGTATAAGATTACCACATATTCCATATATCTCGCGTAAAATCGCTATAGATATGTTAAATTCGGGCTTTATAACATTTAGTAGTGGTATTGAATCTGTTGCCCAAGTAGCAGATGAAATTTTGCGAGAAGATGTTGCAAAAGAGAGAGCCTTAGATGAGAAAGTAAATGAAATTTTAGATGATAAAAGCGAAGATATGCATATCATGCAAGTGGATAAAAAAAGTATGTTTTGGCTCGTTAAAAAGCGCCTTGCAGAAGAGAGTGGGCTTATCTTAAACCACGAAGATAGATACAACAGCCTTTCGCACAAAATTTTAGAGGTTTCATGGAAAAGAAATTTAATTGATTATAAAGTTTCTGAAAACAGAGCTAAAAACGTCATATATCTATCCATCGAAGGATATTTAAAGAGTTATGAAGATATCGAAGATGCGGTTATCGACAAGATAGATAATCTAAGCAAAAAGCTTATAGCTGGCACTGAAGAGTATGATTTGACTTTTGAGCGATACTATGAAGATGAGTTAAAAAGACGAGGAATGTTTTGA
- a CDS encoding sulfite exporter TauE/SafE family protein, translated as MSLYQTALNIVPMAFFLSFGHCLGMCGGFVMAYSVKLAKKSKFEAFYYSLSFHISRVFAYVLLGFIAGYFGSIFAFSSQIMGYVKFAIGLFLVVLGVALIKRGELLKFIENDKIWKKFFAKPTKFAMQESSFGSFVLLGFLNGFLPCGVVYTFLAMAIMSGSAIKGAFIMVIFGISTIPSMLGLSFVTNLLNLKLKQIMLYISAILIIAFGIYNAYLGFEATNG; from the coding sequence ATGAGCCTTTACCAGACCGCACTGAACATAGTTCCGATGGCTTTTTTCTTAAGCTTTGGACACTGCCTTGGGATGTGCGGTGGGTTTGTGATGGCATATAGCGTAAAGTTAGCAAAAAAGTCTAAATTCGAGGCATTTTACTACTCGCTCTCTTTTCATATATCAAGAGTTTTTGCTTATGTTTTGCTTGGATTTATAGCTGGATATTTTGGCTCGATTTTTGCCTTTAGTAGTCAGATAATGGGATATGTTAAATTTGCTATAGGGCTTTTTTTGGTAGTTTTAGGAGTTGCTTTAATCAAACGCGGAGAGCTTTTAAAATTTATAGAAAATGATAAAATTTGGAAAAAATTCTTTGCAAAACCAACCAAATTTGCTATGCAAGAGAGTTCTTTTGGCTCTTTTGTTTTACTTGGTTTTTTAAATGGTTTTTTACCATGTGGAGTTGTCTATACTTTTTTAGCGATGGCGATAATGTCAGGAAGTGCCATAAAAGGAGCTTTTATCATGGTTATTTTTGGAATTTCTACTATACCATCTATGCTTGGACTATCTTTTGTTACAAATTTATTAAATTTAAAGCTTAAACAGATTATGCTATACATTTCAGCTATTTTAATAATAGCTTTTGGAATTTATAATGCATATTTAGGATTTGAGGCGACAAATGGATAG
- a CDS encoding response regulator transcription factor: MSGVVLKDLKILIVEDEKDIRESMAEAMRYVFSDVITAQNGDEGVKKFRKFNPNMVITDIAMPIMDGLDMTKNLKKISPNTPIIALSAFSDKDKLLKAIDVGIDKYLLKPIDMDELLVAIETLAKNKIDALGDIVLADGYVFSQVKKVLLKDNKEIALTKKELAFISLLINRLGTLVLHEDIKTNVWIGEKASDAAIRTFIKRVRDKVGADMIKNVPGLGYKIEVLQ; encoded by the coding sequence ATGAGCGGCGTAGTACTTAAAGATTTAAAAATTTTAATCGTAGAAGATGAAAAGGATATTCGAGAGTCTATGGCAGAGGCTATGAGATATGTTTTTAGCGATGTTATAACTGCGCAAAATGGCGATGAAGGGGTTAAGAAATTTAGAAAATTTAACCCAAATATGGTTATAACAGATATTGCTATGCCTATTATGGATGGTCTTGATATGACTAAAAATTTAAAGAAAATTTCCCCAAATACACCAATTATCGCTCTAAGCGCATTTAGCGATAAAGATAAACTTTTAAAAGCTATTGATGTTGGTATAGATAAATATCTTTTAAAACCTATAGATATGGATGAATTGCTTGTCGCTATAGAGACTCTTGCTAAAAATAAAATTGATGCTTTAGGCGATATAGTGCTTGCTGATGGATATGTTTTTAGTCAAGTAAAAAAAGTTCTTTTAAAAGATAACAAAGAGATAGCATTAACAAAAAAAGAACTAGCTTTTATATCTTTACTTATAAATCGGCTTGGAACGCTTGTTCTGCACGAAGATATTAAGACAAATGTCTGGATAGGCGAAAAGGCCAGTGACGCGGCTATACGGACATTTATAAAGCGTGTTAGAGACAAGGTTGGGGCTGATATGATAAAAAATGTTCCAGGACTCGGATATAAAATCGAAGTTTTGCAATAG
- a CDS encoding ATP phosphoribosyltransferase regulatory subunit, which produces MDSVRADLEHEIPNGSRLYFGKTASIKREIENYAATLFKEYGFEEILTPYFSYHQHLSVSSEQLLKFPDMTNHTISLRADSTVDVVRIVLRRIKNENLKRLFYIQPVLKYPNIENYQIGAELIGESNLALSIEIASKVFDKFGLKPNLQISNIEIPKLVCQILNTSISGFEKGDMEWIFKKDIKWLSSLARLTHLKDLEDVKKIVPNELKAPLERLENLAHSSNENIRLAPLYYSKMRYYDKLFFRFLCDNYVLCSGGDYEIDSLESSGFAIMTDAFLENILER; this is translated from the coding sequence ATGGATAGTGTTAGAGCGGATTTAGAACATGAGATTCCTAATGGCTCAAGGCTTTACTTTGGCAAAACAGCAAGTATTAAGCGAGAGATAGAAAACTACGCAGCAACTCTTTTTAAAGAGTATGGATTTGAAGAGATTTTAACACCATATTTTTCTTATCATCAGCATTTAAGCGTTTCATCTGAGCAGCTTTTGAAATTTCCAGATATGACAAATCATACTATAAGTTTAAGAGCTGATAGCACAGTCGATGTGGTGCGTATAGTTTTAAGGCGGATTAAAAATGAGAATCTAAAAAGGCTTTTTTACATACAGCCGGTTTTAAAATATCCAAATATAGAAAACTACCAAATAGGCGCAGAACTAATCGGTGAAAGTAACTTAGCTTTAAGTATCGAAATAGCCAGCAAAGTTTTTGATAAATTTGGGCTAAAGCCAAATTTACAGATAAGCAACATCGAAATTCCAAAGCTAGTATGCCAAATTTTAAACACATCAATATCTGGTTTTGAAAAAGGCGATATGGAGTGGATATTTAAAAAAGATATAAAGTGGCTAAGCTCTCTTGCAAGGCTAACGCATTTAAAAGATTTAGAAGATGTCAAAAAAATAGTGCCAAATGAGCTAAAAGCGCCACTTGAACGCCTTGAAAATTTAGCCCATAGCAGTAACGAAAATATAAGGCTAGCACCGCTTTATTATTCTAAGATGAGGTATTACGATAAGCTATTTTTTAGATTTTTATGTGATAATTACGTTTTGTGTAGTGGTGGGGATTATGAGATTGACTCATTAGAGTCTAGTGGTTTTGCGATTATGACGGATGCGTTTTTAGAAAATATATTAGAAAGGTAG